Within the Pseudomonas mendocina genome, the region CGCATTGACCCGGCCCTGTTCGGTCAAGTTGGTGACCGACTCGCAGTACGTGATGAAGGGTATTCAGGAATGGCTGCCGAACTGGAAGAAGCGCGGCTGGAAGACGGCTTCGAAAGAACCAGTGAAAAATGCCGACCTCTGGCAGAAGCTGGACGAGGAAGTAAATCGTCATCAGGTGAGCTGGCAGTGGGTGCGTGGCCATACCGGCCACCCCGGCAACGAACGAGCGGA harbors:
- the rnhA gene encoding ribonuclease HI; this translates as MSETDEVVIYTDGACKGNPGPGGWGALLVYKGVEKELWGGDPNTTNNRMELMAAIAGLIALTRPCSVKLVTDSQYVMKGIQEWLPNWKKRGWKTASKEPVKNADLWQKLDEEVNRHQVSWQWVRGHTGHPGNERADQLANRGVDEVRSAR